In Mucilaginibacter boryungensis, a single window of DNA contains:
- a CDS encoding carbon-nitrogen hydrolase family protein — translation MKIALASPPFPKSIADALYWVEKLTVDAATQQAAIICFPESYIPGYPAIEYEVPKVSPAELQQALDKVCQIAAQNNIAIIMAMDWYDGDDFLNVAYVISKTGERLGYQSKNQLDPTEDNIWVPGTKRQLFEVDGLKFGITICHEGFRYPESVRWAARKGAHIVFHPHLAGSDVQGRLPTEWGSMDNPYYERAMIMRANENTIYFASVNYAMKYPESATSLISPDGKCIAYQPYGEPGVLVFDIDLEKATGYLAKRFKPELYN, via the coding sequence ATGAAAATTGCCTTAGCCTCTCCGCCATTTCCAAAATCAATTGCCGACGCTTTGTATTGGGTTGAAAAACTAACTGTTGATGCGGCCACGCAACAAGCCGCGATCATCTGCTTTCCCGAATCTTACATCCCAGGGTATCCGGCTATCGAGTATGAAGTGCCAAAGGTATCGCCCGCGGAATTACAGCAGGCGCTGGATAAAGTATGCCAGATTGCCGCTCAAAACAATATCGCCATAATTATGGCGATGGATTGGTATGATGGGGATGATTTTTTAAATGTTGCCTACGTAATATCAAAAACAGGCGAACGATTAGGCTATCAAAGCAAAAATCAGTTAGACCCCACAGAAGATAATATTTGGGTACCCGGTACTAAACGGCAGCTATTTGAGGTGGACGGGTTAAAGTTTGGCATTACTATCTGTCATGAAGGATTCCGGTATCCCGAATCTGTCAGGTGGGCGGCGCGTAAGGGTGCGCACATTGTATTTCACCCGCACCTGGCCGGCAGCGATGTGCAGGGACGCCTGCCAACCGAATGGGGCAGTATGGACAACCCTTATTATGAGCGCGCCATGATTATGCGGGCCAACGAAAACACTATCTATTTTGCCAGCGTAAACTACGCCATGAAGTACCCCGAATCGGCTACCTCGTTAATTAGTCCGGATGGGAAATGCATAGCCTATCAGCCGTACGGCGAACCGGGCGTGCTGGTATTTGATATCGACCTGGAAAAAGCTACAGGGTATCTGGCTAAGCGTTTTAAGCCGGAGTTGTACAATTAA
- a CDS encoding methyltransferase RsmF C-terminal domain-like protein, translating to MSSTRFPANFIESLNYAPGFDAERFGFAHQNSPSPTTIRINPYKPHAIYKGVQVPWCAEGFYLEQRPSFTFDPLFHAGCYYVQEASSMFIAHMMQYIRGEMDDAIKVLDLCAAPGGKSTLLSSAINNDDLLVANEIIKTRVPILTDNLTKWGPSNIVATNNDPKDFARLKNFFDVVLVDAPCSGSGMFRKDPDAMNEWSEANVNLCHQRQERILADVYPAIASEGYLIYSTCSYSVAENEAVLDWLCTEFDLETVRIPVNKEWGIVETQSDVNKAYGYRFYPDKVQGEGLFAACLRKAGTTQGTSNYKNKNTQKPDYKSIDLLKPYIKDADNYYYFKVGDDWLAIDRMHKDAMGIVSNNLYVKKSGVRLGSIAGRDLIPDHELALSLLINRDAVLNTELTREQAIAYLRRDNILDLDTTQKGWSLMTFENQPLGWAKLLPNRINNYYPKEMRIMSQAN from the coding sequence ATGAGCAGCACCCGTTTCCCGGCAAATTTTATTGAATCGTTAAACTACGCGCCAGGTTTCGACGCGGAAAGATTCGGGTTTGCTCATCAAAACTCGCCATCGCCTACCACCATCCGTATCAATCCTTATAAACCACACGCTATATACAAAGGTGTACAAGTACCCTGGTGCGCGGAAGGCTTTTACCTGGAGCAGCGCCCGTCGTTCACTTTCGACCCGCTTTTTCATGCCGGCTGTTATTATGTGCAGGAAGCATCCAGCATGTTCATAGCCCACATGATGCAGTACATAAGGGGTGAAATGGACGATGCTATTAAGGTTTTAGACCTTTGCGCTGCGCCTGGAGGCAAAAGCACATTACTTAGTTCGGCTATAAATAACGACGATTTGCTGGTGGCGAACGAGATCATTAAAACGCGTGTACCGATATTAACGGATAACCTGACCAAGTGGGGACCTTCAAACATCGTCGCTACTAATAATGACCCAAAGGATTTTGCCCGGTTGAAGAACTTTTTTGATGTGGTGCTGGTTGATGCGCCCTGCTCAGGTTCGGGGATGTTCCGTAAAGATCCGGACGCCATGAACGAGTGGAGTGAGGCCAACGTTAACCTTTGCCATCAGCGGCAGGAACGCATACTGGCCGATGTTTACCCGGCTATTGCCAGTGAAGGATACCTTATATATAGTACCTGCTCGTATTCGGTTGCCGAGAACGAGGCTGTGCTGGATTGGCTGTGCACCGAGTTTGATTTGGAAACTGTGCGCATACCTGTTAATAAGGAGTGGGGCATTGTAGAAACTCAAAGCGATGTAAATAAAGCGTATGGCTACCGCTTTTACCCGGATAAAGTGCAAGGCGAAGGTTTGTTTGCGGCCTGCCTGCGCAAAGCCGGAACCACCCAAGGTACATCAAACTATAAAAATAAAAACACGCAGAAGCCGGATTATAAATCGATAGACTTACTGAAGCCTTATATAAAGGACGCGGATAACTACTATTATTTTAAAGTAGGTGATGACTGGCTGGCTATCGACCGTATGCATAAAGATGCCATGGGTATTGTTTCCAATAACTTGTATGTCAAAAAATCTGGTGTGCGTTTGGGTAGTATTGCCGGTCGCGACCTGATCCCCGACCACGAGTTGGCCCTAAGTTTACTAATCAACCGCGATGCTGTGCTGAATACCGAACTCACCCGCGAACAAGCCATTGCCTACCTTCGCCGTGACAATATATTAGATTTAGATACCACCCAAAAAGGCTGGAGCCTGATGACCTTTGAAAACCAACCGCTGGGCTGGGCCAAGCTGCTGCCTAACCGTATCAATAATTATTATCCGAAGGAGATGCGGATAATGAGCCAGGCAAATTGA
- a CDS encoding C40 family peptidase — translation MRLLTILLICVTMFSCGRSDKPDYTAKPKDTVQDKVGRKTVILAPTDGTDAMNTINTGATSPQELIAFARTAIGIPYKYASSNPQEGFDCSGFITYVFNHFHIAVPRTSTDFTNVKHEVPLQSACPGDLILFTGTDSHIRTVGHMGIITEAFGDSVKFIHSTSGRANGVTISNLRPAYMERFVKVVRVFKQNDE, via the coding sequence ATGCGCTTATTAACCATCTTATTAATTTGTGTTACGATGTTTTCCTGTGGACGCTCGGACAAACCCGATTATACGGCTAAGCCGAAGGATACGGTGCAGGATAAAGTCGGGCGCAAAACCGTAATACTGGCGCCGACTGATGGTACCGATGCCATGAATACCATTAACACGGGTGCAACCAGCCCGCAGGAATTAATTGCCTTTGCACGCACTGCCATAGGCATACCTTATAAATATGCCTCGTCCAATCCGCAGGAAGGTTTTGATTGTTCAGGCTTCATTACTTACGTTTTTAATCATTTCCATATCGCAGTGCCGCGCACCTCGACAGATTTTACCAATGTTAAGCACGAGGTCCCTCTGCAAAGTGCTTGTCCGGGCGATCTGATCTTATTTACCGGTACGGATAGTCATATCCGCACAGTGGGCCATATGGGTATTATTACCGAAGCTTTCGGCGATTCGGTGAAGTTTATCCATTCTACATCGGGCAGGGCCAACGGGGTAACCATATCCAACTTACGCCCGGCTTATATGGAACGATTTGTGAAAGTGGTGCGGGTGTTTAAGCAAAATGATGAGTAA
- a CDS encoding DinB family protein, whose amino-acid sequence MKTGENLVQEFEKVMSGQPWYGDPIYNILDRITFDSAYEKPSRAAHNVAEILLHMLSWTEEVMDRLNGMTAGVPSSGDWPPTGAPDEKKWSDWIDDLKLANVNLVKIITDFPQEQWDEQIDDKRGNEPVTTYKELVYGFIQHQIYHAGQIALLVKMVNG is encoded by the coding sequence ATGAAAACAGGAGAGAATTTAGTACAGGAATTTGAAAAAGTAATGTCGGGACAACCCTGGTATGGCGACCCTATTTACAACATCCTGGACCGGATAACTTTTGATTCGGCTTACGAGAAGCCATCGCGGGCAGCGCATAATGTGGCTGAAATATTACTGCACATGCTGAGCTGGACGGAAGAAGTGATGGACAGGCTGAATGGTATGACAGCCGGGGTGCCATCAAGCGGCGACTGGCCACCAACCGGCGCACCCGATGAGAAGAAATGGTCCGACTGGATAGACGACCTGAAGCTGGCCAATGTTAACCTGGTTAAGATCATCACCGATTTCCCCCAAGAACAATGGGATGAACAAATTGACGACAAGCGCGGCAACGAACCTGTTACTACTTACAAGGAATTGGTATACGGCTTTATTCAGCACCAGATATATCATGCCGGGCAAATTGCGTTGCTGGTGAAGATGGTGAATGGGTAA
- a CDS encoding CoA-binding protein, which yields MANKKTLVLGATPNSGRYAYLAANRLVKAGHDIINVGIKKGEVAGVPIEPAEDIHEDVDTITLYVGPQNQPPLYDYILNTHPKRIIFNPGTENSELRRMANEKGIETEYACTLVLLSIGQY from the coding sequence ATGGCAAATAAAAAAACATTGGTTTTAGGCGCTACGCCTAATAGCGGCAGATATGCCTACCTAGCTGCCAACCGTTTGGTAAAGGCCGGTCACGATATTATAAATGTAGGGATTAAAAAAGGCGAGGTTGCCGGTGTGCCCATTGAACCCGCTGAAGATATCCATGAGGATGTGGATACTATTACCCTATATGTTGGTCCGCAAAACCAGCCGCCTTTATATGATTATATATTGAACACACACCCCAAACGTATTATTTTTAACCCAGGTACCGAAAACAGCGAGTTACGCCGTATGGCTAACGAGAAGGGTATTGAAACGGAATATGCCTGTACGCTGGTACTGCTGAGCATTGGACAGTATTGA
- a CDS encoding NAD(P)/FAD-dependent oxidoreductase — translation MIKETEIVCAPEVHENEAAIAKQASLQLHIPVNRITGIKILKRSIDARGRKVVYRMQVRVFIDEPFQIEHYTVQYPNVKDAKAVIIVGAGPAGLFAALQCIGMGFKPIVIERGKDVKQRRRDLADINKQGIVNPESNYCFGEGGAGTYSDGKLYTRSTKRGDVNTVLKMFVAHGATEDILVDARPHIGTNKLPQIITSMRETILNAGGEVLFDTKVTSLIVELGKIKGVKTATSESLKADAVVLATGHSARDIFEMLQHQNILIEAKPFALGVRIEHPQQIIDRAQYHCDARGEYLPPSYYSLVEQVEGRGVFSFCMCPGGIIAPCSTEPGEIVVNGWSPSKRNNPYANSGTVVQINLEDVAGDNADPFKLLNFQKQVEQAAFAAGGGRLVAPGQRMVDFVEGRLSKDLPKNSYLPGTKSVELKEVLPGWINERLRKALPAFGKKMKGYYTNEAILVGVESRTSSPIKIPRDKETLEHPQIKGLFPCGEGAGYAGGIISAAIDGINCAVAATKLIA, via the coding sequence ATGATCAAAGAAACCGAAATAGTTTGCGCCCCCGAGGTGCACGAGAATGAAGCCGCTATTGCCAAACAAGCTTCATTGCAATTACACATTCCTGTTAACCGTATTACGGGCATTAAAATTTTAAAGCGCTCTATTGATGCGCGCGGTCGCAAAGTGGTATACCGCATGCAGGTACGGGTTTTTATCGATGAGCCTTTCCAGATTGAGCATTATACCGTCCAATATCCAAATGTAAAGGATGCCAAAGCGGTAATAATTGTGGGTGCGGGTCCGGCGGGACTATTTGCGGCACTTCAATGCATAGGCATGGGTTTCAAGCCCATCGTTATCGAGCGCGGCAAGGATGTGAAACAGCGCCGCCGCGACCTGGCTGACATTAATAAACAAGGCATTGTGAACCCCGAATCCAACTACTGCTTTGGCGAGGGTGGCGCCGGGACATATTCCGACGGTAAACTGTATACCCGCAGCACGAAGCGGGGCGATGTGAATACCGTATTAAAAATGTTTGTAGCACACGGCGCAACCGAAGATATTTTGGTTGATGCCCGTCCGCATATTGGCACTAACAAACTGCCGCAGATTATTACCAGCATGCGCGAAACCATTTTGAACGCAGGCGGCGAGGTACTGTTCGATACTAAAGTAACTTCGCTTATTGTTGAGCTTGGTAAAATAAAAGGTGTAAAAACAGCAACAAGTGAAAGCCTTAAAGCAGATGCGGTTGTACTGGCCACCGGCCACTCGGCGCGGGATATATTTGAAATGCTGCAACACCAAAACATACTGATCGAAGCCAAACCCTTCGCATTGGGGGTACGGATCGAGCATCCTCAGCAGATCATCGACCGGGCCCAATACCATTGCGACGCTCGGGGTGAATACCTGCCGCCCAGCTACTATAGTTTGGTAGAGCAGGTAGAAGGCCGGGGCGTATTCTCGTTTTGCATGTGCCCGGGCGGTATTATTGCACCATGCTCCACAGAACCCGGTGAAATTGTGGTGAATGGCTGGAGTCCATCAAAACGAAACAACCCTTACGCTAACTCTGGCACGGTAGTACAAATAAACTTAGAGGACGTTGCAGGCGATAATGCCGATCCCTTCAAACTGCTCAACTTTCAAAAACAGGTAGAGCAGGCCGCTTTCGCGGCAGGTGGTGGCAGGCTGGTAGCCCCTGGTCAGCGCATGGTTGATTTTGTGGAAGGCCGTTTATCTAAAGACTTGCCTAAAAATTCGTACCTGCCCGGAACTAAAAGCGTGGAGTTAAAAGAAGTGTTACCCGGCTGGATTAACGAGCGCTTACGCAAAGCCTTACCGGCATTCGGCAAAAAAATGAAAGGTTATTACACAAACGAAGCGATATTGGTAGGGGTGGAGTCGCGTACCTCATCGCCTATAAAAATACCGCGCGATAAAGAAACATTAGAACATCCGCAGATAAAAGGTTTATTTCCCTGCGGCGAAGGCGCGGGCTATGCAGGTGGCATTATTTCTGCTGCTATTGATGGTATTAACTGCGCCGTAGCGGCAACAAAACTAATAGCATGA
- a CDS encoding RNA polymerase sigma factor, with the protein MITALMPDEKNSRTLQAIKAYGKNLLSFIRRRVKTDADAEDILQDVWYQLSAVVNSEPIEQTGAWLYKVATNKITDKYRKKTEASLDDLFLDDNDDDESDNYRAILLAEANTPETEYLRNLFWEQLYIALDELPEEQKQVWLWQEMEDITFQEIAESTGVPVQTLVSRKRYAVLHLRQRLRQLYLEITQY; encoded by the coding sequence TTGATAACAGCCCTGATGCCAGATGAAAAGAACAGCCGTACCCTGCAAGCCATAAAGGCTTACGGTAAAAACCTGCTGTCGTTCATTCGCCGACGGGTGAAAACGGATGCCGATGCCGAAGACATTCTGCAGGATGTTTGGTACCAGCTAAGCGCGGTGGTAAACAGCGAACCCATTGAACAAACGGGCGCCTGGTTATATAAGGTAGCTACGAATAAAATAACCGATAAGTATCGCAAAAAAACAGAGGCTTCATTAGATGATTTGTTTTTGGATGATAACGATGATGATGAAAGTGATAACTACCGGGCAATTTTATTAGCCGAGGCCAACACGCCCGAGACCGAATACCTGCGTAACCTGTTTTGGGAGCAATTATACATAGCGCTTGACGAATTGCCCGAAGAACAAAAGCAGGTATGGCTTTGGCAGGAAATGGAAGATATTACCTTCCAGGAAATTGCCGAAAGCACGGGTGTGCCTGTACAAACGCTGGTATCGCGCAAGCGTTATGCAGTGCTGCATTTACGCCAAAGGTTAAGACAATTGTATTTAGAAATTACACAATATTAA